In a single window of the Sander lucioperca isolate FBNREF2018 chromosome 19, SLUC_FBN_1.2, whole genome shotgun sequence genome:
- the trdn gene encoding triadin isoform X5: protein MSSQTNGREAVPPARTNHKTFLDDVILTFSSPMAWLLVVALVITWSGVAIVLFDLLDYKTLTGLPPPSAIAKRGLKARGGFRPIKSSPAGVPVDVTAQESTDWLEMIWTFAASLVAPDEEEEGIHQLTETITSFHSEEL from the exons ATGAGCAGTCAAACCAACGGCAGGGAGGCGGTCCCTCCAGCTCGGACCAATCACAAGACATTTTTGGATGATGTCATTTTGACCTTTAGTTCACCGATGGCCTGGCTGCTGGTTGTGGCTCTGGTCATCACATGGTCGGGAGTTGCCATTGTTCTTTTTGATTTGCTCGACTATAAAACTCTGACAG GTCTCCCTCCTCCGTCTGCCATCGCTAAGAGAGGTTTGAAGGCTAGAG GTGGTTTTCGTCCAATAAAATCAAGCCCTGCTGGAGTCCCAGTTGATGTCACAGCTCAGGAGAGCACCGATTGGTTGGAGATGATATGGACTTTTGCAGCCAGTTTGGTAGCTcctgatgaggaggaggaaggtaTTCACCAGCTAACTGAAACCATCACAT CTTTCCACTCCGAGGAGCTCTGA
- the trdn gene encoding triadin isoform X3, with protein MSSQTNGREAVPPARTNHKTFLDDVILTFSSPMAWLLVVALVITWSGVAIVLFDLLDYKTLTEYTSYCDDPVCLSSGLPPPSAIAKRGLKARGGFRPIKSSPAGVPVDVTAQESTDWLEMIWTFAASLVAPDEEEEGIHQLTETITSFHSEEL; from the exons ATGAGCAGTCAAACCAACGGCAGGGAGGCGGTCCCTCCAGCTCGGACCAATCACAAGACATTTTTGGATGATGTCATTTTGACCTTTAGTTCACCGATGGCCTGGCTGCTGGTTGTGGCTCTGGTCATCACATGGTCGGGAGTTGCCATTGTTCTTTTTGATTTGCTCGACTATAAAACTCTGACAG AGTACACATCATACTGTGACGACCCCGTGTGTTTATCTTCtg GTCTCCCTCCTCCGTCTGCCATCGCTAAGAGAGGTTTGAAGGCTAGAG GTGGTTTTCGTCCAATAAAATCAAGCCCTGCTGGAGTCCCAGTTGATGTCACAGCTCAGGAGAGCACCGATTGGTTGGAGATGATATGGACTTTTGCAGCCAGTTTGGTAGCTcctgatgaggaggaggaaggtaTTCACCAGCTAACTGAAACCATCACAT CTTTCCACTCCGAGGAGCTCTGA
- the trdn gene encoding uncharacterized protein trdn isoform X1, giving the protein MSSQTNGREAVPPARTNHKTFLDDVILTFSSPMAWLLVVALVITWSGVAIVLFDLLDYKTLTEYTSYCDDPVCLSSAVLYTSHHDVSENIVCLSPSGLPPPSAIAKRGLKARGGFRPIKSSPAGVPVDVTAQESTDWLEMIWTFAASLVAPDEEEEGIHQLTETITSFHSEEL; this is encoded by the exons ATGAGCAGTCAAACCAACGGCAGGGAGGCGGTCCCTCCAGCTCGGACCAATCACAAGACATTTTTGGATGATGTCATTTTGACCTTTAGTTCACCGATGGCCTGGCTGCTGGTTGTGGCTCTGGTCATCACATGGTCGGGAGTTGCCATTGTTCTTTTTGATTTGCTCGACTATAAAACTCTGACAG AGTACACATCATACTGTGACGACCCCGTGTGTTTATCTTCtg CTGTACTCTACACTTCCCATCATGATGTCTCTGAAAACATCGTGTGTCTCTCCCCCTCAGGTCTCCCTCCTCCGTCTGCCATCGCTAAGAGAGGTTTGAAGGCTAGAG GTGGTTTTCGTCCAATAAAATCAAGCCCTGCTGGAGTCCCAGTTGATGTCACAGCTCAGGAGAGCACCGATTGGTTGGAGATGATATGGACTTTTGCAGCCAGTTTGGTAGCTcctgatgaggaggaggaaggtaTTCACCAGCTAACTGAAACCATCACAT CTTTCCACTCCGAGGAGCTCTGA
- the trdn gene encoding triadin isoform X2 has product MSSQTNGREAVPPARTNHKTFLDDVILTFSSPMAWLLVVALVITWSGVAIVLFDLLDYKTLTEYTSYCDDPVCLSSAVLYTSHHDVSENIVCLSPSGLPPPSAIAKRGLKARGGFRPIKSSPAGVPVDVTAQESTDWLEMIWTFAASLVAPDEEEEAFHSEEL; this is encoded by the exons ATGAGCAGTCAAACCAACGGCAGGGAGGCGGTCCCTCCAGCTCGGACCAATCACAAGACATTTTTGGATGATGTCATTTTGACCTTTAGTTCACCGATGGCCTGGCTGCTGGTTGTGGCTCTGGTCATCACATGGTCGGGAGTTGCCATTGTTCTTTTTGATTTGCTCGACTATAAAACTCTGACAG AGTACACATCATACTGTGACGACCCCGTGTGTTTATCTTCtg CTGTACTCTACACTTCCCATCATGATGTCTCTGAAAACATCGTGTGTCTCTCCCCCTCAGGTCTCCCTCCTCCGTCTGCCATCGCTAAGAGAGGTTTGAAGGCTAGAG GTGGTTTTCGTCCAATAAAATCAAGCCCTGCTGGAGTCCCAGTTGATGTCACAGCTCAGGAGAGCACCGATTGGTTGGAGATGATATGGACTTTTGCAGCCAGTTTGGTAGCTcctgatgaggaggaggaag CTTTCCACTCCGAGGAGCTCTGA
- the trdn gene encoding triadin isoform X6, whose protein sequence is MSSQTNGREAVPPARTNHKTFLDDVILTFSSPMAWLLVVALVITWSGVAIVLFDLLDYKTLTGLPPPSAIAKRGLKARGGFRPIKSSPAGVPVDVTAQESTDWLEMIWTFAASLVAPDEEEEAFHSEEL, encoded by the exons ATGAGCAGTCAAACCAACGGCAGGGAGGCGGTCCCTCCAGCTCGGACCAATCACAAGACATTTTTGGATGATGTCATTTTGACCTTTAGTTCACCGATGGCCTGGCTGCTGGTTGTGGCTCTGGTCATCACATGGTCGGGAGTTGCCATTGTTCTTTTTGATTTGCTCGACTATAAAACTCTGACAG GTCTCCCTCCTCCGTCTGCCATCGCTAAGAGAGGTTTGAAGGCTAGAG GTGGTTTTCGTCCAATAAAATCAAGCCCTGCTGGAGTCCCAGTTGATGTCACAGCTCAGGAGAGCACCGATTGGTTGGAGATGATATGGACTTTTGCAGCCAGTTTGGTAGCTcctgatgaggaggaggaag CTTTCCACTCCGAGGAGCTCTGA
- the trdn gene encoding triadin isoform X4 encodes MSSQTNGREAVPPARTNHKTFLDDVILTFSSPMAWLLVVALVITWSGVAIVLFDLLDYKTLTEYTSYCDDPVCLSSGLPPPSAIAKRGLKARGGFRPIKSSPAGVPVDVTAQESTDWLEMIWTFAASLVAPDEEEEAFHSEEL; translated from the exons ATGAGCAGTCAAACCAACGGCAGGGAGGCGGTCCCTCCAGCTCGGACCAATCACAAGACATTTTTGGATGATGTCATTTTGACCTTTAGTTCACCGATGGCCTGGCTGCTGGTTGTGGCTCTGGTCATCACATGGTCGGGAGTTGCCATTGTTCTTTTTGATTTGCTCGACTATAAAACTCTGACAG AGTACACATCATACTGTGACGACCCCGTGTGTTTATCTTCtg GTCTCCCTCCTCCGTCTGCCATCGCTAAGAGAGGTTTGAAGGCTAGAG GTGGTTTTCGTCCAATAAAATCAAGCCCTGCTGGAGTCCCAGTTGATGTCACAGCTCAGGAGAGCACCGATTGGTTGGAGATGATATGGACTTTTGCAGCCAGTTTGGTAGCTcctgatgaggaggaggaag CTTTCCACTCCGAGGAGCTCTGA